One Vespa crabro chromosome 1, iyVesCrab1.2, whole genome shotgun sequence genomic region harbors:
- the LOC124430644 gene encoding protein Lilipod isoform X2, whose protein sequence is MEDEADLREQLFHNTVRENIIFLLLFLLLCISSYALIARFRRREREDYFSVDEDDATVYRISLLLCTVALAVSIGATLLLPVSIASNEVLILYPNSYYVKWLNSSLIQGLWNHVFLFSNLSLFVFLPFAYLFTESEGFVCYKKGVMARVYETVTVLCLLGTLVLGMVYVLSALIDYQKSSLHTLLNIWSYYLPFLYSCVSFVGVMLLLLCTPVGFVRLFGVVGSFLVKPQFLKNLDEEFFAYRLEEDCIRRRLQHAKATGKSYVSPVPMSLPGCNATVEDDELLNLSPGLMCLRNGALQRGLAQRLEDVQKKRNILDEQRRTWWVRRTLLYPLAMIALLILSTATALLAVQNTLELLIGIKALPLSTRQFTLGISSLSKLGPIGATVEVSVILYLAATSAIGLYSLPGVRRVQPRLRSTPLTHLIANCVLLLVLSSALPLLSRILGMTNFDLLGDFGRIEWLGNFKLVFLYNLIFATAAISCLVTKFTATVRKEIYARLRSSFVGIFKGECKKNSLAMFSTKEE, encoded by the exons ATGGAAGATGAAGCTGACCTCAGGGAGCAGCTCTTTCACAATACTGTGCGGGAGAACATC atattcctccttctcttccttctactTTGCATTTCGAGCTATGCACTGATTGCGAGATTTCGTCGAAGGGAGCGAGAAGATTATTTTTCGGTAGATGAAGATGATGCCACTGTTTATAGGATCAGTCTTTTATTGTGTACCGTTGCTTTAGCAGTGTCTATTGGAGCAACGTTGTTACTACCTGTGTCCATCGCTAGCAATGAGGTTCTCATATTGTATCCTAATAGCTATTACGTCAAGTGGCTCAATAGTTCTCTCATACAAG GACTTTGGAATCatgttttcctcttttccaatttatctctcttcgtGTTTTTACCATTCGCCTATTTATTCACAGAATCGGAAGGATTTGTCTGTTATAAAAAG GGTGTTATGGCCAGAGTATATGAAACTGTAACAGTTTTGTGCCTATTGGGAACACTCGTGCTGGGAATGGTTTATGTTTTGTCTGCTCTCATAGATTATCAGAAATCTAGTCTCCATACATTATTGA ATATATGGAGCTATTATTTACCTTTTCTCTACTCTTGTGTCTCTTTCGTGGGTGTAATGTTGCTATTAT TATGTACCCCAGTTGGATTTGTGCGATTATTCGGTGTTGTGGGCTCGTTTCTCGTAAAACCTCAGTTCCTAAAAAATTTGGACGAAGAATTTTTTGCTTATAGATTAGAGGAGGATTGCATTAGAAGAAG ACTGCAACACGCAAAAGCGACAGGTAAATCGTATGTTTCGCCAGTACCTATGTCCTTACCAGGTTGTAATGCAACGGTCGAAGACGACGAACTTCTTAATCTGAGTCCTGGATTAATGTGCCTCAGAAATGGCGCTCTTCAACGTGGACTGGCCCAGAGATTAGAAGAtgttcaaaagaaaagaaacattttagaCGAACAAAGACGGACCTGGTGGGTACGAAGAACGCTACTTTATCCTTTGGCAATGATCGCTCTACTTATTCTCTCCACTGCCACGGCCTTATTAGCGGTTCAGAATACCTTGGAACTTCTTATCGGTATTAAAGCTCTACCATTAAGTACGAGG CAATTCACACTGGGCATCAGTTCGTTGTCGAAACTCGGACCTATCGGAGCTACCGTTGAAGTCTCGGTGATACTTTACCTAGCTGCAACGAGCGCGATTGGACTTTATTCGCTTCCAGGAGTGAGAAGGGTACAACCACGACTTCGTTCTACTCCACTTACGCATCTCATCGCCAATTGCGTTCTTTTACTTGTACTCAGTTCGGCATTACCATTGCTCTCTCGAATATTAG GAATGACGAATTTTGATCTGCTGGGAGACTTTGGTCGAATAGAATGGCTTGGCAATTTTAAACTCGTATTCTTGTATAACTTAATTTTTGCTACGGCGGCAATCAGTTGCTTAGTTACGAAATTTACAGCAaccgtaagaaaagaaatttatgccAGATTGAGGAGTAGTTTCGTAGGCATATTTAAAGGAGAATGCAAAAAGAATTCATTGGCAATGTTTTCtacaaaagaagaatag
- the LOC124430644 gene encoding protein Lilipod isoform X1: MHKSPLRSEITILIYSSYRIWSSGFWSFVDLVTGDWSTVRTQSYLAFSLSQFVDILISCRRVDISLKESQIFLLLFLLLCISSYALIARFRRREREDYFSVDEDDATVYRISLLLCTVALAVSIGATLLLPVSIASNEVLILYPNSYYVKWLNSSLIQGLWNHVFLFSNLSLFVFLPFAYLFTESEGFVCYKKGVMARVYETVTVLCLLGTLVLGMVYVLSALIDYQKSSLHTLLNIWSYYLPFLYSCVSFVGVMLLLLCTPVGFVRLFGVVGSFLVKPQFLKNLDEEFFAYRLEEDCIRRRLQHAKATGKSYVSPVPMSLPGCNATVEDDELLNLSPGLMCLRNGALQRGLAQRLEDVQKKRNILDEQRRTWWVRRTLLYPLAMIALLILSTATALLAVQNTLELLIGIKALPLSTRQFTLGISSLSKLGPIGATVEVSVILYLAATSAIGLYSLPGVRRVQPRLRSTPLTHLIANCVLLLVLSSALPLLSRILGMTNFDLLGDFGRIEWLGNFKLVFLYNLIFATAAISCLVTKFTATVRKEIYARLRSSFVGIFKGECKKNSLAMFSTKEE, encoded by the exons ATGCATAAATCCCCACTGAGATCAGAAATTACAATACTGATATATTCGAGTTACCGAATTTGGTCATCTGGTTTTTGGTCTTTCGTCGACCTGGTCACTGGCGACTGGTCAACAGTGCGCACGCAGTCTTACCTCGCGTTCTCTCTTAGCCAGTTTGTAGATATACTAATCTCATGCAGAAGAGTTGATATAAGTCTCAAGGAGTCGCAA atattcctccttctcttccttctactTTGCATTTCGAGCTATGCACTGATTGCGAGATTTCGTCGAAGGGAGCGAGAAGATTATTTTTCGGTAGATGAAGATGATGCCACTGTTTATAGGATCAGTCTTTTATTGTGTACCGTTGCTTTAGCAGTGTCTATTGGAGCAACGTTGTTACTACCTGTGTCCATCGCTAGCAATGAGGTTCTCATATTGTATCCTAATAGCTATTACGTCAAGTGGCTCAATAGTTCTCTCATACAAG GACTTTGGAATCatgttttcctcttttccaatttatctctcttcgtGTTTTTACCATTCGCCTATTTATTCACAGAATCGGAAGGATTTGTCTGTTATAAAAAG GGTGTTATGGCCAGAGTATATGAAACTGTAACAGTTTTGTGCCTATTGGGAACACTCGTGCTGGGAATGGTTTATGTTTTGTCTGCTCTCATAGATTATCAGAAATCTAGTCTCCATACATTATTGA ATATATGGAGCTATTATTTACCTTTTCTCTACTCTTGTGTCTCTTTCGTGGGTGTAATGTTGCTATTAT TATGTACCCCAGTTGGATTTGTGCGATTATTCGGTGTTGTGGGCTCGTTTCTCGTAAAACCTCAGTTCCTAAAAAATTTGGACGAAGAATTTTTTGCTTATAGATTAGAGGAGGATTGCATTAGAAGAAG ACTGCAACACGCAAAAGCGACAGGTAAATCGTATGTTTCGCCAGTACCTATGTCCTTACCAGGTTGTAATGCAACGGTCGAAGACGACGAACTTCTTAATCTGAGTCCTGGATTAATGTGCCTCAGAAATGGCGCTCTTCAACGTGGACTGGCCCAGAGATTAGAAGAtgttcaaaagaaaagaaacattttagaCGAACAAAGACGGACCTGGTGGGTACGAAGAACGCTACTTTATCCTTTGGCAATGATCGCTCTACTTATTCTCTCCACTGCCACGGCCTTATTAGCGGTTCAGAATACCTTGGAACTTCTTATCGGTATTAAAGCTCTACCATTAAGTACGAGG CAATTCACACTGGGCATCAGTTCGTTGTCGAAACTCGGACCTATCGGAGCTACCGTTGAAGTCTCGGTGATACTTTACCTAGCTGCAACGAGCGCGATTGGACTTTATTCGCTTCCAGGAGTGAGAAGGGTACAACCACGACTTCGTTCTACTCCACTTACGCATCTCATCGCCAATTGCGTTCTTTTACTTGTACTCAGTTCGGCATTACCATTGCTCTCTCGAATATTAG GAATGACGAATTTTGATCTGCTGGGAGACTTTGGTCGAATAGAATGGCTTGGCAATTTTAAACTCGTATTCTTGTATAACTTAATTTTTGCTACGGCGGCAATCAGTTGCTTAGTTACGAAATTTACAGCAaccgtaagaaaagaaatttatgccAGATTGAGGAGTAGTTTCGTAGGCATATTTAAAGGAGAATGCAAAAAGAATTCATTGGCAATGTTTTCtacaaaagaagaatag
- the LOC124430644 gene encoding protein Lilipod isoform X3, translated as MLMIKRNFAMIVRERNNIFLLLFLLLCISSYALIARFRRREREDYFSVDEDDATVYRISLLLCTVALAVSIGATLLLPVSIASNEVLILYPNSYYVKWLNSSLIQGLWNHVFLFSNLSLFVFLPFAYLFTESEGFVCYKKGVMARVYETVTVLCLLGTLVLGMVYVLSALIDYQKSSLHTLLNIWSYYLPFLYSCVSFVGVMLLLLCTPVGFVRLFGVVGSFLVKPQFLKNLDEEFFAYRLEEDCIRRRLQHAKATGKSYVSPVPMSLPGCNATVEDDELLNLSPGLMCLRNGALQRGLAQRLEDVQKKRNILDEQRRTWWVRRTLLYPLAMIALLILSTATALLAVQNTLELLIGIKALPLSTRQFTLGISSLSKLGPIGATVEVSVILYLAATSAIGLYSLPGVRRVQPRLRSTPLTHLIANCVLLLVLSSALPLLSRILGMTNFDLLGDFGRIEWLGNFKLVFLYNLIFATAAISCLVTKFTATVRKEIYARLRSSFVGIFKGECKKNSLAMFSTKEE; from the exons ATGCTTATGATCAAACGTAATTTTGCAATgatagtgagagaaagaaataat atattcctccttctcttccttctactTTGCATTTCGAGCTATGCACTGATTGCGAGATTTCGTCGAAGGGAGCGAGAAGATTATTTTTCGGTAGATGAAGATGATGCCACTGTTTATAGGATCAGTCTTTTATTGTGTACCGTTGCTTTAGCAGTGTCTATTGGAGCAACGTTGTTACTACCTGTGTCCATCGCTAGCAATGAGGTTCTCATATTGTATCCTAATAGCTATTACGTCAAGTGGCTCAATAGTTCTCTCATACAAG GACTTTGGAATCatgttttcctcttttccaatttatctctcttcgtGTTTTTACCATTCGCCTATTTATTCACAGAATCGGAAGGATTTGTCTGTTATAAAAAG GGTGTTATGGCCAGAGTATATGAAACTGTAACAGTTTTGTGCCTATTGGGAACACTCGTGCTGGGAATGGTTTATGTTTTGTCTGCTCTCATAGATTATCAGAAATCTAGTCTCCATACATTATTGA ATATATGGAGCTATTATTTACCTTTTCTCTACTCTTGTGTCTCTTTCGTGGGTGTAATGTTGCTATTAT TATGTACCCCAGTTGGATTTGTGCGATTATTCGGTGTTGTGGGCTCGTTTCTCGTAAAACCTCAGTTCCTAAAAAATTTGGACGAAGAATTTTTTGCTTATAGATTAGAGGAGGATTGCATTAGAAGAAG ACTGCAACACGCAAAAGCGACAGGTAAATCGTATGTTTCGCCAGTACCTATGTCCTTACCAGGTTGTAATGCAACGGTCGAAGACGACGAACTTCTTAATCTGAGTCCTGGATTAATGTGCCTCAGAAATGGCGCTCTTCAACGTGGACTGGCCCAGAGATTAGAAGAtgttcaaaagaaaagaaacattttagaCGAACAAAGACGGACCTGGTGGGTACGAAGAACGCTACTTTATCCTTTGGCAATGATCGCTCTACTTATTCTCTCCACTGCCACGGCCTTATTAGCGGTTCAGAATACCTTGGAACTTCTTATCGGTATTAAAGCTCTACCATTAAGTACGAGG CAATTCACACTGGGCATCAGTTCGTTGTCGAAACTCGGACCTATCGGAGCTACCGTTGAAGTCTCGGTGATACTTTACCTAGCTGCAACGAGCGCGATTGGACTTTATTCGCTTCCAGGAGTGAGAAGGGTACAACCACGACTTCGTTCTACTCCACTTACGCATCTCATCGCCAATTGCGTTCTTTTACTTGTACTCAGTTCGGCATTACCATTGCTCTCTCGAATATTAG GAATGACGAATTTTGATCTGCTGGGAGACTTTGGTCGAATAGAATGGCTTGGCAATTTTAAACTCGTATTCTTGTATAACTTAATTTTTGCTACGGCGGCAATCAGTTGCTTAGTTACGAAATTTACAGCAaccgtaagaaaagaaatttatgccAGATTGAGGAGTAGTTTCGTAGGCATATTTAAAGGAGAATGCAAAAAGAATTCATTGGCAATGTTTTCtacaaaagaagaatag
- the LOC124430928 gene encoding yrdC domain-containing protein, mitochondrial yields the protein MWSQLARLKLYLKINQQRTIMNPSTIGPMKVLLNAAAEQINLLGPEEKHWFIGGDRSIAIAVELLNKGEIIAIPTDTIYGFAGSIKNDKAIKRLYEIKKRDQHKPLAICIDNVNNIHQWGIIDELPPLLKETLLPGPFTIVLKRTKALNPSLNPGVDNVGIRVPDYKFIRSVAKLAGPLALTSANESNKLSSVHPNEFSELWPELAGIFYQQAENKKHVSELQRLGSTVIDLSQAGQYKILRKGIKLKYCTEVLRRYGLKPCNN from the exons ATGTGGTCACAATTGGCGCGATTAAAG TTATATCTGAAAATTAATCAGCAAAGAACAATCATGAATCCAAGCACAATTGGTCCCATGAAAGTACTCTTAAATGCAGCGGCGGAGCAAATAAACTTGCTGGGTCCAGAAGAAAAGCATTGGTTTATTGGAGGTGATAGAAGCATTGCAATAGCCgtagaattattaaataaaggaGAAATCATTGCTATACCAACAGACACAATTTATGGATTTGCTGGTAGCATAAAAAATGACAAAGctataaaaagattatatgaaattaaaaaaagagatcaaCACAAACCATTAGCTATTTGCATTGATAATGTAAATAACATTCACCAATGGGGAATTATAGATGAATTACCGCCTCTTCTAAAAGAGACTTTATTGCCAGGACCATTTACTATTGTATTGAAACGAACAAAAGCATTGAATCCATCTTTAAATCCTGGAGTTGATAATGTTGGCATCAGAGTACctgattataaatttatcagaTCCGTTGCTAAATTAGCAGGACCATTAGCACTTACGAGCGCTAATGAAAGCAATAAACTAAGCAGTGTGCATCCTAATGAATTTTCCGAATTATGGCCAGAATTAGCAGGAATTTTTTACCAGCAagcagaaaataaaaaacacgtTAGTGAGTTACAAAGATTAGGTTCTACAGTAATAGATTTATCACAAGCTGGTCAGTACAAAATATTGCGTAAAGGTATCAAACTGAAATACTGCACTGAAGTATTACGTCGTTATGGATTAAAACCatgtaacaattaa
- the LOC124430497 gene encoding pre-rRNA-processing protein TSR1 homolog, whose product MGITTKQETHRPGVCKQINKAHKTGRHRSKGTIGNEIKGKTNIKVISKQIHKNLNRDARRHQSSQLRKKKREKVLAQKRNLGGTHSAPILICIISLQEDLVLEQIVSKFKNADDTINVYTSPYGITHISIPRFKQRFSIIVPPIGNIIATLDAAKVANTVLFVVSATNMADGTIREEILDAWGNEIIVSCLGQGLPTTIVAVTNVDKLPFKKCQDYKQHVIQTLSKWLPEEKVFHFDKPIDSLNILRRAGTQKQRTVSYKAKRPYLLAEDLKFKSNEDSVDHGTLMVTGYLQGLSLSANDLIHISGLGDFQMLQIDAVDDPYPVDKNKSKKQSGSVEIDMKSDISVRVLEHADCNKQESLESENIPDLMDAEQIWPTEEELAQAVAAQKKKVVKVVPKGMSEYQAAWILDEDAEYSENESDDNMSVDGIKSQANSEADMASDEEYETITISEAAPDERIYDQNIDMMEEKEAMEKIKQAKLDVQFPDEVDTPQHMLAKIRFQKYRGLESFRTSPWDPKENLPLDYGRIFQFENFDRTRKRIFKENQDLSALPGWYVTLHVANVKRDLFTAFCTLDNRPLIVFGLLPNEQKMSLLNIVLNHANSYQQAIKSKERLVFQCGFRRFSACPIFSQHTNGSKHKYERFFHPETTIVASMYAPIIFPPCPVLCYIEQKNGSLDLVATGSVLSANPDRIIVKRVILSGHPFKVHKHSAIVRFMFFHREDINWFKPVQLRTKYGRRGHIKEPLGTHGHMKCVFNGQLKSQDTVLMYLYKRVFPNWTYEPLFLTQMSEKDDNMNID is encoded by the exons atgggTATAACGACAAAGCAGGAGACTCATCGACCAGGAGTTTgcaaacaaattaataaagcACATAAAACAGGGAGGCATCGAAGTAAAGGTACTATTGGTAATGAGATTAAAG GGAAAActaatataaaagttatatcgaagcaaattcataaaaatttaaacaGAGATGCGCGAAGACACCAGTCTTCGCAActcagaaagaagaagagagaaaaagttttaGCGCAAAAACGAAATCTTGGTGGCACCCATTCGGCCCCTATTCTCATATGCATAATATCACTACAAGAAGATTTGGTATTAGAGCAGATTGTTTCAAAATTCAAAAATGCAGATGACACTATAAATGTTTATACGAGTCCATATGGAATTACTCATATAAG taTACCTAGATTTAAACAACGTTTTTCAATTATTGTTCCTcctattggtaacattattgCAACGTTGGATGCAGCTAAAGTCGCAAATACTGTGCTTTTTGTTGTTTCTGCTACCAATATGGCAGATGGGACTATTAGAGAAGAAATTCTAGATGCATGGGGTAATGAAATAATAGTCTCTTGTTTGGGACAAGGTTTGCCTACTACTATTGTTGCTGTTACGAATGTAGACAAACTACCTTTCAAG AAATGTCAAGACTATAAACAACATGTAATACAGACTCTTTCAAAGTGGCTTCctgaagaaaaagttttccaTTTTGATAAACCCATTGATTCATTGAATATCTTACGTCGGGCAGGTACACAAAAACAAAGAACTGTATCATATAAAGCAAAAAGGCCGTATTTGTTAGCGGAAGATTTAAAGTTTAAATCTAATgag GATTCGGTTGATCATGGAACTCTTATGGTCACAGGATATTTGCAGGGTTTATCATTATCTGCAAATGATTTAATACATATCTCTGGTTTAGGAGATTTTCaaatgttacaaatcgatGCCGTTGATGACCCATATCCGGTAGATAAGAATAAATCGAAGAAGCAATCTGGATCTGTAGAAATTGATATGAAGAGTGATATTTCAGTCAGAGTACTCGAGCATGCAGATTGTAACAAACAG GAATCACTTGAAAGTGAAAACATACCAGATCTAATGGATGCAGAACAAATTTGGCCCACTGAAGAAGAATTGGCACAGGCAGTAGCTgctcaaaagaaaaaggttgTAAAAGTAGTACCAAAAGGCATGTCTGAATATCAAGCAGCTTGGATTCTTGATGAGGATGCTG AATATTCAGAAAATGAATCTGATGATAATATGTCTGTGGATGGTATAAAGTCTCAAGCAAATAGCGAAGCTGACATGGCATCCGACGAAGAGTATGAAACAATTACAATATCAGAGGCGGCACCTGatgaacgtatatacgatcaGAATATTGACATgatggaagaaaaggaagctATGGAGAAAATAAAGC AAGCAAAATTGGACGTTCAGTTTCCCGACGAAGTGGATACACCTCAACATATGTTGGCTAAAATTAGATTCCAAAAGTATCGTGGACTTGAATCATTTCGAACAAGTCCTTGGGATCCCAAGGAAAATTTACCGCTGGACTATGGACGCatatttcaatttgaaaattttgatcGAACACGTAAACGAATATTCAAAGAAAATCAGGATTTAAGTGCTTTG CCTGGTTGGTACGTTACGCTTCATGTTGCTAACGTTAAAAGAGATCTTTTTACTGCATTCTGTACATTAGACAATCGGCCATTAATCGTTTTTGGACTACTCCCAAACGAACAGAAAATGTCTCTCctaaatattgtattaaatcATGCTAATAGTTATCAGCAAGCTATAAAGTCTAAAGAAAGATTAGTTTTCCAATGTGGATTTCGAAGATTTTCGGCCTGCCCAATATTTAGTCAACATACAAACGGATCTAAACATAAA TATGAGAGATTTTTTCATCCAGAAACGACTATAGTTGCGAGCATGTATGCACCAATTATCTTCCCACCATGCCCGGTTTTATGCTATATCGAGCAAAAAAATGGTAGTTTA gatctAGTTGCTACTGGAAGCGTTTTATCCGCTAACCCGGACAGAATTATTGTAAAAAGGGTAATTCTAAGCGGGCATCCCTTTAAAGTACATAAACATTCTGCTATAGTTAGGTTTATGTTTTTCCATCGCGAAGATATCAACTGGTTTAAACCTGTGCAACTTAGGACAAAATATGGACGCAGAGGTCACATTAAAGAACCTTTAG GTACACACGGTCATATGAAATGTGTATTTAATGGACAGTTGAAATCTCAAGACACTGTAttgatgtatttatataagcGGGTATTTCCGAACTGGACTTATGAACCATTATTCTTAACTCAAATGTCTGAAAAAGACGACAATATGAACatagattaa
- the LOC124430984 gene encoding putative SLC9B1-like protein SLC9B1P1, with product MPLRRAMYFLWHFMQPVLVGVIGADIDFKNWSLSRFGLYCTCILIGLTTRCIVAILSTIKTHFSWKERTFIALAWIPKGTLQAALAPMTYERTTKENPEQIELALDVVRISIVAIVFLAPLGAIVMMISGPILLNKLSMEEHERERRLSYFRIQSLQPIRTRRRKTSIPTELS from the exons ATGCCGCTTCGAAGAGCAATGTACTTTCTCTGGCATTTTATGCAGCCCGTTTTGGTTGGCGTCATCGGAGCCGATATCGATTTCAAAAACTGGTCCTTATCGAGATTCGGTCTTTACTGTACTTGCATACTCATTGGTCTAACG ACACGTTGCATTGTTGCCATTTTATCAACGATCAAGACACACTTCTCCTGGAAGGAACGAACATTCATCGCTCTCGCTTGGATACCCAAGGGTACTCTTCAg GCTGCATTGGCACCCATGACCTATGAACGCACGACTAAAGAAAATCCAGAACAAATCGAATTGGCGCTCGACGTCGTCAGAATATCGATAGTTGCTATCGTCTTTTTAGCGCCCCTTGGTGCGATTGTCATGATGATATCTGGCCCTATTCTTTTGAACAAACTTAGCATGGAAGAACATGAGAGGGAACGCCGATTGAGTTACTTTCGTATTCAAAGCTTACAACCTATTAGGACTCGTAGAAGAAAAACCAGCATACCCACTGAACTGTCGTGA